The following coding sequences lie in one Lolium perenne isolate Kyuss_39 chromosome 2, Kyuss_2.0, whole genome shotgun sequence genomic window:
- the LOC127333882 gene encoding histone H3.2 — translation MARTKQTARKSTGGKAPRKQLATKAARKSAPATGGVKKPHRFRPGTVALREIRKYQKSTELLIRKLPFQRLVREIAQDFKTDLRFQSSAVSALQEAAEAYLVGLFEDTNLCAIHAKRVTIMPKDIQLARRIRGERA, via the coding sequence ATGGCCCGCACGAAGCAGACGGCGCGCAAGTCCACGGGCGGCAAGGCCCCGCGGAAGCAGCTGGCGACCAAGGCGGCGCGCAAGTCGGCCCCGGCCACCGGCGGGGTGAAGAAGCCCCACCGCTTCCGCCCCGGCACCGTCGCGCTCCGCGAGATCCGCAAGTACCAGAAGAGCACGGAGCTGCTCATCCGCAAGCTCCCCTTCCAGCGCCTCGTGCGCGAGATCGCGCAGGACTTCAAGACCGACCTCAGGTTCCAGAGCTCCGCCGTCTCAGCGCTGCAGGAGGCCGCGGAGGCCTACCTCGTCGGCCTCTTCGAGGACACCAACCTCTGCGCCATCCACGCCAAGCGCGTCACCATCATGCCCAAGGACATCCAGCTCGCCCGCCGCATCCGGGGAGAGAGGGCCTAG